A single genomic interval of Caldisericia bacterium harbors:
- a CDS encoding lamin tail domain-containing protein has product QYAKEKGLGIWKKSEIKLKIININYDAPGNDNFNLNGEWVEIKNLGAEPVNMKSFVLKDSANHVFTFPDFILNPNSTVKIYSGCGTNSKDSLYWCSTGAIWNNDTDTAFLYDNKGNLIDKYTYP; this is encoded by the coding sequence ACAATATGCAAAAGAAAAAGGTTTAGGAATATGGAAAAAGAGTGAAATAAAATTAAAAATTATAAATATAAATTATGATGCACCCGGAAATGATAACTTTAATTTAAATGGTGAGTGGGTTGAAATAAAGAATTTAGGAGCTGAACCTGTTAATATGAAAAGTTTCGTTTTAAAGGATTCAGCAAATCATGTTTTCACCTTTCCAGATTTTATTTTAAATCCAAATTCAACTGTAAAAATTTATTCTGGTTGTGGAACTAATTCAAAAGATTCTCTTTATTGGTGTTCAACTGGTGCAATCTGGAATAATGATACAGATACTGCATTTTTATATGACAATAAAGGCAATTTAATTGATAAATATACTTATCCTTAA